In Pseudomonas coleopterorum, the genomic window GGCAAAATGCGCCATCAGGATGCCGCCCAACGGACGAGCCAGGTAACCGGTCACGAAAATGCCGAAGCTCTGCAGCAAGCGGAGCCATTCGGGCATCTGCGGGGGAAAGAACAGCTGACTCAGGGTCAGCGCGAAGAAGACGAAGATGATGAAATCGTATATTTCCAGCGCACCGCCGAGGGCGGCCAGCCCTAAGGTCTTGTGGTCGCTACGGTTGAGCAGCAGTGGCTGAACTGAACTATCGGCAGGCATGGGCAGGTCCGCTGGTGGCCGACGGCACGTATCCTCGCGCCGGTCAAAGGCGCGCAGGATAGCAAAAAGTGTCGAACGTGACAGGCGCGAACAGCTAAGGCGGAGGGGAGCTCAAGGACTTGCGCGTGCGAATGCCCTCGCCGATCACCCGCACACGGTGCTCCAATGGTGCCTTGGGCGATTCGACAATGGCCATGAACGTGCGCAGCGCTTCAAGATCAGGCAACTGCGTGACGCTGGTACGCAACCGCTCGCCGCTGGCATCGGTCAGTTCCGTTTCGATCTGCTTTTGGCTTTCATACAGCAACGCATGGCGGACATGCTCGGTGTTCATGCAGAACCGTGGCAAGTCAACACCGGAGCGCACCGCCATGTCGGTGTTGGCGATCAATAGATCGAATGGCTCATAAGCGCTCTGCACCATGGTCAGCAGTTCGTCGAGAGACCGCACCGGCACGACCCTGAAATAGCCCAGATTGTTGAGCGTTCGCTCGATCTGCACCGCTTGCTGCCCCAGCTCGTCGGCAATCAGAATGCGCAATGTCTTGTCAGCCATCATCCACTTCCCAGGCGAGGGCACAGGACGGTCCTTTACCCGCCGCGCCAAGCCACTACAGCAGGTGCGATCCGACCCGCGTCGTCCAATGTACATCACCCGCAAGGGTGGCCCGACGGCAAGCTTACTCTGCTATAGGCTCGTCCGGAATGGAAAACGCCGAACATTTGACGATAAAGTACAAATGACATTCAAGGACAAATGCAAGTACATGTTTTTATTGGCTAATTTGTCTATTCATAAACATGTGTCGCGTTTTTATTCCGACGAGCAGCACGGCCGTATGGTAGATTTCGTTGGACAACGCGGAACATGCACCACCTGCATGTGCTCCTAGTCTCAGATACCCGCTCCGTGCAAGTTAGTCCTGACGTCGCATGGCTCGTATTACTCGCCGCGAGGGCAGGCGCCTGACGCATGGTATTAACCTGACCCCGCGGGAGTCGACAATGATCCGTTTCGCAATCATCGCACCTCCCTTGCCAAGTCATTTTCATCCACTTGAACACTTGGCAATGGAGCTGATCGAGCGGGGTCACTGTGTGACATTCTTCCACCAGTCCACAGCCCGCCGGCTTCTGCGTTTCCCCAAGGTCAAATTTCATGCCATCGGTCCTGAACGCACTCCTGCGCGGTGGTTTTCGAAAAGCCCGACCCAGGCAGCAAGTTTCGGCACCTGGCTGGGCCAGCGACGTATCTATGCAGAAATGGCGTGGGTAACGGAAATGCTCTGCCATGAGTTGCCGGCGGCCTTGCGGGAAGATCGCATCGATGCATTGCTATGCGACCAGATGGAAGCTGCTGGTGGGCTGGTGGCGGAGTCCCTTGGCCTGCCTTTCGTCTCCATTGCCTGTGCACTGCCCGTCAACCGTGAGGATGCGACCATCCCCTTGCCGGTGCTGCCCTACCCCTACGAGCGTGGCGAAGATGCCGTCAGGCGTTACGCGCGTGCCGAGCGTCGATACGACTGGATCATGAAACCCCTGCACAAGACCATTGCTCGTCAATCCGTTGCGCTTGGGTTGACTACACGCAAGCGCCTGCACCAGTGCCTGTCGCCATTGGCGCAGATCAGCCAAACGGTGCTTGAGTTCGACTTCCCACGCCCCAATCTGCCGCCCTGGTTTCATGAAGTGGGGCCGTTGCGGCGGGTTCCGGATGAGGCGAACCACCTGCCCTATGCCTTGGACAACAGCCGCCCCTTCGTCGTCGCAACGCTCGGCCCGCTTCACGGCAATCGGATGAATATGTTCAAGCGGATCGCCCGAGCCTGCAAGATGCTCGATGCCCAGTTGCTGGTCATTCATCACGATGGACTGAGCCATCGCCAGTGCGCTCTGCTGTTGCGACAAGGCGCAACCTGGGTCACGAACTCGGCCGATCAAGCGCTGTTGTTGCAGTATGCCGACGTATTGGTGACCCACGGTGAACTTGATATCGTACTCGAAGCCGTCGTGGCGGAGACCCCCATACTGGTCTTGCCCATAGCTGCCGACCAACCGGGTGTGGCGGCACGTGTGGCGTACAGTGGCTCCGGCGTGCATGCGAGCCGGCATAGCAGCAGCCGTGAATTGGAGAAACACCTGCGTCATGTACTCGAGAATCAGTGGCCCCACCTTGAACAGCTCGCCGATGCCATTCACGTGATGGGCGGTACCCAACGTGCCGCCGATATCATCGAGGCGGTGATTCCGGACCGCACCAAGCTGCGGCTGGTCAGCGGTGGCTGAAGCAAGTCGTCATACGTCCTCACTCAACGGTGAGCTTGTCGCGGTTGCGATCCAGCAGGGTCTTGCCGATGCCGGTGACTTCCAGCAATTCATCGACCGATTCGAAGGGGCCGTAGGTCTGCCGGTGTTCGACGATGGCAGCGGCCTTGGTGCGCCCGACCCCCGACAGTACTTTCCTCAGGGTTTCGGCATCGGCCGTATTCAGGTTGACCTGGCTTGGCAGGTCCACCTGCATAGCCCGTGACGATGTTGTCGCAGCCGTTGCCGGCGTAGTGCCAAACACCCCCCCGATGCAGGCCAAAGCCACCAGCGCCAGTGCGGGCAAAGAAATTCCAGGCATTGCATACCCTCCATGACATGAATGAGAAGTGCGGCATTTCCGAGCCGCCTGCCAACCCTAGTCCAGCGCGCCAATTGCGCTACTGCCAGCCTGTTGCACGACGTGTCAGGCCGCGCCGATCCGTAGGATTTTTCAGCGCCGGGACCTTCACTGTTGATGCGAAGTCACATCCACGTACAATCCACCCGCCCTCATCACTTCACTCATCAGGCCTATGGACAGACAACCCCTCATCCAACCTCAACGCGCGTCCGTGCGCGTGCGCACGGCGCAGGTGCTCAATGCCTATGTTCTACCGATAGGCTGGCTGGTCATCATGACCGGAATGTTCTGGGCGTGGGATCGTTCCCTCTACCACAAGCTGTTCTACCTTTTCCTGGCGATCCCCACGCTGCTAGCGTTGGCAGTGCAACCGGGTCCGTTCAAGGCATTGGTGCGCAACCCGATGTTTCTGGCCTTCGTAGCGTTCAGTGCGTACATCCTGCTCAGCGTCAGCTGGGCCATAGACGGAGAAGATTTTGGCTCGTTGTTCAAACGGCCGCTGTACATCGCCATGGTGCTGCTTTCCGCTGGCCTGATCGCGTTGAACATACCGGCCCGGCTGGCGCAGATCACCCACCTGGCAGCGCTGATCGCAACGGCGGCTGGAGGGTTGTCGCTGATCTATTTCTATGGTGTGCAAGGTGCCTCTCTCGGCAGCCGCCTGGACGGCTATGGCGCGCTGTACAACCCATTGCTCAGCGCCCACGTGTTCGGCGCCTTCGCCAGTGTCTGGCTGGCCACGTGGTACATCGGTCGCAATCCTTGGAACCCATTGGCGCTAGGCTGCCTGGCGGTGCTTGGCGTGACCTTGATCGCCACCGGTTCGCGTACCCCCATCATCGGCATGGCGGCGGCTCTGCTATGGCTGATGGCGGCAGGAAACAAGAAACGCGGCGGGTTGGCCATTGCCATCGCACTGGTGGGCATTGCCGCGTTGTATGTGGTGATGCCTGATGTGCTGACATCGCGAGGAGCGTCGTATAGGCCGCAGATCTGGATGGAATCGCTGCGTCAGATCAGTGAAAACCCCTGGCTGGGCCGCGGTTACGATTCGGAAATGACCATTGTCATTCCAGGGCTGCCGACCACCTTGGCGGATCCGCACAATATCGAATTGGGCGTGCTCTACATCGGCGGCGTGGCCGGACTGAGTCTGTGGATGGTGCTGTATGGGTTGGCCATGCGCTTCTGCTGGATGAACCGGCGAGAGCCGCAGGTGGTGGTCGCCGCCACCTGGCTGGTATTCGGATTTGCTTCGGGCCTGACCGAAGGCAGCGCCTTCATGTCGCGGCCCAAGGAGCACTGGTTCCTGATCTGGATTCCGATGGCATTGGTGTATGCGCAGTGGTTGTGCCACTGGGGCAACCGCCTCCACCATCCTCCGGCCAAAGCCCTGTAACTGAGTCCTATCGAAATACCGCAGCTTGCGCTGCTACAGCCCCCGCCCCCCTGTAGCAGCGGCGCGAGCCGCGTCGGCGGTATATGCGGTAGACCTGAAGCACCGCACGCCCCCCTTCGCGGGCAGAGCCCGCTCCCACAAACACCCAACCCCTGTAGCAGCGGCGCGAGCCGCGTCGGCGGTATATGCGGTAGGCCTGAAGCATCGCACGCCCCCTTCGCGGGCAGGGCCCGCTCCCACAAACACCCGCCCCCTGTAGCAGCGGCGCGAGCCGCGTCGGCGGTGCACGCGGATGCTAGCCGAACACCATGCGGATCATGCCGCGCAGGGTTTTCTTGTTCCAGGCCCTGAGCGGAATCATGCCGAGCAACTCCCGGCTCAATCCCTTGTCCTTGCGCGCGTACTTCAAGAACATCGAATTCAGAAATCGCCAGCGCACCTGCTCGTAGGCGGGATGTTCGCGATACACCGCGTAGGTCTTGAGCACGTTCTCGACCATGAAGCGGCCATTCTTGTAGGTGTTGGTCGCATGCTTGCGATACTGCGCCAAGGGCTCGCCCAGCACGTCAATGAAATACCCGGCGCGGGTAATAGCCAGCTCGATGTAGACGTCTTCCAGACGAATCTCCGGATCGAAACCACCGACCTTCTCCAACGCCTCACGCCGGAACATCAACGTCGCAGCCGTCGGTCCCGGCTTGCGGTCCATG contains:
- a CDS encoding ComEA family DNA-binding protein, which codes for MPGISLPALALVALACIGGVFGTTPATAATTSSRAMQVDLPSQVNLNTADAETLRKVLSGVGRTKAAAIVEHRQTYGPFESVDELLEVTGIGKTLLDRNRDKLTVE
- a CDS encoding histidine kinase, which codes for MADKTLRILIADELGQQAVQIERTLNNLGYFRVVPVRSLDELLTMVQSAYEPFDLLIANTDMAVRSGVDLPRFCMNTEHVRHALLYESQKQIETELTDASGERLRTSVTQLPDLEALRTFMAIVESPKAPLEHRVRVIGEGIRTRKSLSSPPP
- a CDS encoding glycosyltransferase; this encodes MIRFAIIAPPLPSHFHPLEHLAMELIERGHCVTFFHQSTARRLLRFPKVKFHAIGPERTPARWFSKSPTQAASFGTWLGQRRIYAEMAWVTEMLCHELPAALREDRIDALLCDQMEAAGGLVAESLGLPFVSIACALPVNREDATIPLPVLPYPYERGEDAVRRYARAERRYDWIMKPLHKTIARQSVALGLTTRKRLHQCLSPLAQISQTVLEFDFPRPNLPPWFHEVGPLRRVPDEANHLPYALDNSRPFVVATLGPLHGNRMNMFKRIARACKMLDAQLLVIHHDGLSHRQCALLLRQGATWVTNSADQALLLQYADVLVTHGELDIVLEAVVAETPILVLPIAADQPGVAARVAYSGSGVHASRHSSSRELEKHLRHVLENQWPHLEQLADAIHVMGGTQRAADIIEAVIPDRTKLRLVSGG
- a CDS encoding O-antigen ligase family protein, which codes for MDRQPLIQPQRASVRVRTAQVLNAYVLPIGWLVIMTGMFWAWDRSLYHKLFYLFLAIPTLLALAVQPGPFKALVRNPMFLAFVAFSAYILLSVSWAIDGEDFGSLFKRPLYIAMVLLSAGLIALNIPARLAQITHLAALIATAAGGLSLIYFYGVQGASLGSRLDGYGALYNPLLSAHVFGAFASVWLATWYIGRNPWNPLALGCLAVLGVTLIATGSRTPIIGMAAALLWLMAAGNKKRGGLAIAIALVGIAALYVVMPDVLTSRGASYRPQIWMESLRQISENPWLGRGYDSEMTIVIPGLPTTLADPHNIELGVLYIGGVAGLSLWMVLYGLAMRFCWMNRREPQVVVAATWLVFGFASGLTEGSAFMSRPKEHWFLIWIPMALVYAQWLCHWGNRLHHPPAKAL